The following are encoded together in the Lathyrus oleraceus cultivar Zhongwan6 chromosome 3, CAAS_Psat_ZW6_1.0, whole genome shotgun sequence genome:
- the LOC127128712 gene encoding uncharacterized protein LOC127128712 has translation MGAVTSSMAAKFAFFPPNPPSYGIGVDEATGKNKITGVSTRENVDVLKLCTKRANSIVALYIKNTSASLTVLYSHGNAADLGQMYELFSELSIHLRVNLLCYDYSGYGQSSGKPSEQNTYADIEAAYKCLVEMYGAKEEDIILYGQSVGSGPTTDLASRLPNLRAVILHSPILSGLRVMYPVKRTYWFDIYKNIDKIPLVNCPVLVIHGTDDDVVDCSHGKQLWEHCKEKYEPLWVKGGNHCDLELYPQYIKHLKKFIAAIEKSSRQRTEPGPAPDQLDIPRDSKDFREKPRPSMDLRENSRRSIEFKEKSRISTDLKEKSRSGVDKRDKSRKSVDRTDKLNNGADIPEKARNSIDRFGGMVRSVGLCNIDCFRPSATHA, from the exons ATGGGAGCGGTTACGTCGTCGATGGCGGCGAAGTTCGCCTTCTTTCCGCCGAATCCGCCGTCGTACGGCATCGGAGTTGACGAAGCTACCGGAAAAAACAAGATCACTGGAGTTTCCACTAGAGAAAACGTCGACGTTTTGAAGCTTTGTACGAAGAGAGCAAATAGCATCGTTGCTTTGTATATAAAGAACACTTCAGCTTCTCTTACGGTTCTGTATTCTCATGGAAACGCCGCTGATCTGGGTCAGATGTACGAGTTGTTCAGTGAACTCAGTATTCACCTCCGAGTCAACCTCTTGTG TTATGACTATTCTGGGTATGGTCAATCTTCTGGGAAG CCTAGTGAACAGAACACTTATGCAGATATAGAGGCTGCTTATAAATGTTTGGTAGAAATGTATGGGGCCAAAGAAGAAGATATTATTCTGTATGGACAATCTGTTGGTAGTGGTCCTACTACAGATTTAGCTTCCCGTTTACCCAATCTTCGAGCTGTCATTCTCCATAGTCCCATCCTATCTGGCCTTCGAGTCATGTATCCTGTGAAGCGGACTTACTGGTTCGACATTTATAAG AACATCGATAAAATTCCTTTGGTCAACTGTCCAGTTCTTGTAATTCAT GGAACAGATGATGATGTAGTAGATTGCTCCCACGGGAAGCAACTTTGGGAACATTGTAAAGAAAAGTACGAACCATTATGGGTTAAAGGAGGAAATCATTGTGACCTAGAACTTTACCCTCAATATATAAAGCACCTAAAGAAATTCATTGCAGCTATCGAGAAGTCCTCACGTCAAAGAACTGAACCTGGACCAGCTCCCGATCAACTAGACATACCTCGGGACAGCAAAGATTTCAGAGAGAAACCTAGACCTAGCATGGATCTAAGGGAAAACTCTAGACGAAGTATTGAGTTCAAAGAAAAGTCTAGAATAAGCACAGACCTTAAAGAAAAATCAAGATCTGGAGTGGATAAAAGAGATAAATCAAGAAAGAGTGTAGATCGCACCGACAAATTAAATAATGGAGCAGACATTCCTGAGAAAGCTAGAAATAGCATTGACCG TTTTGGGGGGATGGTTAGATCAGTTGGATTATGCAATATTGATTGTTTCAGACCGTCGGCAACTCATGCATAA